One Fulvia fulva chromosome 12, complete sequence genomic region harbors:
- a CDS encoding Dol-P-Glc:Glc(2)Man(9)GlcNAc(2)-PP-Dol alpha-1,2-glucosyltransferase, translating into MASVWEVALAAPLNTWFAAVNKHVTEPYLDEVFHVRQAQHYCQGHWDVWDPKITTPPGLYFISYLLSPIMGCSITALRAANVICLVALCIIIRATYDARRKTNNESGPMSQILTYHSSLNIVLFPPIFFFSALYYTDIASTLSVMASYWYFLIQLSNKETTFTGTMIQVVLGIISLTFRQTNIFWVAVGPAALTAIVELDRGHRVVKDSMYRRTQGFGDTTYSVAKTSWKMDVIYDPPAKDARIEDYLRTTVSIVVCAAKAMTQPKRVARLATALAPYITLMVLFASFILWNGSVVLGDKSNHNATIHIAQMLYLWPFIAFFAWPLLLPHFILLPLIFISRLGQLAHVEPLQVFRRRDFLPRMLISFGFLILALVIVRFNTIVHPFTLADNRHYNFYIFKLLLRPWWVRYMVTPVYVVTAWACLEQRGEAPIADPSKSGETSPASGRMAAAYEQGTEKRNTESSQRILRLADGKSSAMVSFQLVCVLTAALSLCSAPLVEPRYCIIPFVIWRIHLPLYAVDVTRDMGKKGKPSWSAVLADYDFRVVIETIWFLIINAVTGYIFLYKTFEWKSEPGGLQRFMW; encoded by the exons ATGGCCTCAGTCTGGGAAGTGGCTCTTGCCGCACCACTGAACACGTGGTTCGCTGCCGTCAACAAACATGTCACTGAGCCATATCTC GATGAAGTCTTCCATGTTCGTCAAGCACAGCACTACTGCCAAGGCCATTGGGATGTCTGGGACCCCAAGATTACCACTCCTCCCGGACTCTACTTCATCTCGTACCTGCTCTCTCCAATCATGGGTTGCAGCATTACAGCACTTCGAGCCGCCAATGTGATATGTCTGGTCGCCCTATGCATCATAATACGCGCAACATACGATGCCAGACGGAAGACGAACAACGAGTCCGGACCCATGAGCCAGATCTTGACTTACCACAGCTCGCTGAACATTGTCCTCTTCCCGCcaatcttcttcttctcggcACTATACTACACAGACATCGCCTCAACACTTTCCGTCATGGCCTCATACTGGTACTTCCTCATACAGCTGTCGAACAAGGAGACTACTTTCACAGGCACCATGATTCAGGTTGTCCTCGGCATCATCAGCCTGACTTTCAGGCAGACGAACATCTTCTGGGTCGCGGTCGGACCAGCAGCTCTTACTGCCATTGTTGAGCTGGATCGAGGTCATCGAGTTGTCAAGGACTCCATGTATCGGCGCACGCAGGGCTTCGGTGACACGACTTACAGTGTGGCGAAGACGAGCTGGAAGATGGACGTTATTTATGATCCGCCTGCGAAGGACGCTCGCATCGAGG ACTACCTGCGTACTACCGTGTCGATCGTTGTGTGCGCGGCGAAGGCAATGACACAACCGAAGCGCGTAGCACGGCTAGCAACAGCACTTGCACCATACATCACCCTCATGGTCCTCTTCGCCTCCTTCATACTCTGGAACGGCAGCGTCGTACTCGGAGACAAAAGCAACCACAACGCCACAATCCACATCGCGCAAATGCTCTACCTCTGGCCCTTCATCGCTTTCTTCGCCTGGCCACTGCTCCTACCCCACTTCATACTCCTCCCACTAATCTTTATCTCTCGTCTCGGCCAGCTGGCCCACGTGGAACCACTTCAAGTCTTTCGCCGCCGAGACTTTCTCCCGAGAATGCTCATCTCCTTCGGCTTCCTCATCCTGGCCTTGGTAATCGTTCGCTTCAATACGATTGTTCACCCTTTCACACTGGCCGACAATCGCCACTACAACTTCTACATCTTCAAGCTCCTGCTCCGGCCCTGGTGGGTCAGATACATGGTCACGCCAGTCTACGTGGTCACAGCCTGGGCGTGTCTCGAACAACGTGGTGAGGCGCCAATCGCGGACCCGTCCAAGTCCGGCGAGACATCACCAGCTTCGGGCAGAATGGCAGCAGCCTACGAGCAAGGCACAGAAAAACGCAATACCGAGAGCAGCCAGCGCATCCTGCGCCTTGCGGACGGAAAGTCCTCAGCCATGGTCTCCTTCCAGCTCGTTTGCGTGCTCACAGCAGCGCTCTCACTATGCTCTGCTCCACTGGTTGAGCCGCGATACTGCATCATCCCCTTCGTAATCTGGAGGATCCATCTTCCGCTCTACGCCGTGGATGTCACAAGGGACATGGGCAAGAAGGGAAAACCCAGCTGGAGTGCTGTACTGGCAGATTATGATTTCCGCGTCGTCATTGAGACGATCTGGTTTTTGATCATCAATGCGGTAACGGGTTACATTTTCTTGTACAAGACCTTTGAGTGGAAGAGTGAGCCCGGGGGTTTGCAGAGGTTCATGTGGTAG
- a CDS encoding 54S ribosomal protein L9, mitochondrial, with product MPPAPPTPLFTVPPRFLCPSVPCQFVRTIRSIQPKQRGGTHPERFNHLKGMPTLGASQDAAFLRKEHNFPLRTGTLAIKKGMTGIYDPTTAKREACTVLQLDRCQVTGHKRRDVHGYWAVQVGAGTKEARNVTRPERGHFAASNVPIKRHLAEFRVKNEEGLPDVGSIITADLFQEGQYVDARGTTRGMGFAGGMKRWGFSGQPASHGNSLTHRAMGSAGASQGSGSRVLPGKKMAGRMGGEGHTVQNLKVMKVDRENGIVVVSGAVPGPKYSIVRLQDAIKKPWPNVDLSSGLSNFGGEPTKEVPAAAEA from the coding sequence ATGCCTCCAGCACCACCCACGCCGCTCTTTACGGTGCCACCTCGCTTTCTGTGCCCGTCTGTACCGTGTCAGTTCGTACGCACGATCAGGTCAATCCAGCCAAAACAGCGAGGAGGAACACACCCTGAGCGCTTCAACCACCTGAAGGGTATGCCCACTCTAGGAGCATCTCAGGATGCGGCATTCTTGCGCAAGGAACACAACTTTCCACTACGCACCGGTACACTCGCGATCAAGAAGGGCATGACGGGCATATACGATCCGACCACGGCCAAGCGCGAAGCATGCACAGTCCTGCAACTCGATCGATGCCAGGTCACCGGGCATAAGAGACGAGATGTACACGGCTACTGGGCTGTCCAGGTCGGTGCAGGCACAAAGGAGGCACGCAATGTCACGAGACCGGAGAGGGGTCATTTCGCCGCGAGCAACGTTCCCATCAAGCGCCACTTGGCAGAGTTCCGTGTCAAGAACGAGGAAGGCCTGCCTGATGTCGGCAGCATCATCACGGCAGATCTCTTTCAGGAAGGTCAATACGTCGATGCACGAGGCACTACAAGAGGAATGGGATTCGCAGGAGGCATGAAGCGTTGGGGATTCAGTGGTCAGCCAGCATCACATGGTAACTCGCTTACCCACAGAGCCATGGGTTCCGCAGGTGCCAGTCAAGGAAGCGGTTCGCGTGTCCTCCCTGGCAAGAAGATGGCGGGACGCATGGGAGGTGAAGGTCATACAGTCCAGAACCTGAAGGTCATGAAGGTGGACCGAGAGAACGGTATCGTGGTAGTAAGCGGAGCTGTCCCGGGACCTAAATACAGCATCGTCCGGCTACAAGATGCGATCAAGAAGCCTTGGCCCAATGTGGATTTATCCTCAGGCTTGTCAAACTTTGGAGGAGAGCCAACTAAAGAGGTCCCAGCAGCCGCGGAAGCTTGA
- a CDS encoding DNA replication complex GINS protein PSF2, translating into MALPLPPGLTPNEVGFLCEMELVTITPRQRLESLELLGGPTERLNPPFPAQLPLWLALLLKRQNRANISPPSWLSVDALTNMLELETSDILAGSLAPGPTMSEATGVAMPSDPYLAQSSLEISAPFTRDSSTARAPADALPYHWLELSHLLLSHASDDFDDPDAVRRLVRDLREVRMSKLRKGYKVLDASGSLKINGVGGMEIAEVRGFVGGVIDGLRKINKSREEARREEMEEEGGGLGSSSYQDEDDDMQL; encoded by the exons ATGGCACTACCTCTGCCACCGGGGCTCACGCCTAACGAGGTCGGCTTTTTATGTGAAATGGAGCTAGTGACAATAACCCCGCGGCAGAGACTCGAATCTCTCGAACTGCTTGGA GGACCGACAGAACGCCTCAATCCACCCTTCCCGGCACAATTGCCACTATGGCTGGCACTGCTACTCAAACGCCAGAACCGAGCCAACATTAGCCCTCCGTCATG GCTGAGTGTCGACGCACTCACCAACATGCTGGAGCTCGAGACCAGCGACATCTTGGCTGGCAGTCTCGCGCCTGGACCAACGATGAGCGAAGCCACTGGTGTCGCAATGCCTAGCGATCCATACCTGGCACAGTCCTCCCTCGAGATCAGCGCACCATTCACACGAGACTCCTCCACAGCACGAGCACCAGCCGATGCACTACCATACCATTGGCTCGAACTATCACATCTTCTTCTATCACACGCGAGCGACGACTTCGATGATCCGGACGCAGTACGGAGATTGGTGCGAGACTTGCGAGAAGTCAGAATGAGCAAGCTACGGAAGGGTTACAAGGTGCTGGATGCCAGTGGCTCACTGAAAATCAACGGAGTAGGAGGGATGGAGATTGCAGAGGTCAGAGGGTTTGTGGGTGGTGTGATCGATGGGTTAAGGAAGATCAACAAGTCGAGGGAGGAAGCGAGAAGAGAGGAGATGGAAGAGGAGGGAGGAGGCTTGGGAAGCAGTAGCTACCAGGATGAGGATGACGATATGCAGCTGT
- a CDS encoding Putative acetyltransferase, with amino-acid sequence MNQISAPPYDKTGRRADSPMREEARLSTEVPLNGHISHGLPTPANDVPSSGFTAVNGDSHLYPSFRPDESARPPVAMTNGDHRPQDRPAPYPGPGAYPNHGWQPDERRPDEVDINRARPESPGLGKRKRADSRSNGAREDARDEFQYSRGYQSPKRRMMVLNSGGIGATEKLAEARSFSDGGGDLPEATTGTYERDPTPTARWDNASPPPQPRPEVEAELAKAAQAFAATDKAPLPAQHSASPPDDDRYDRSRSQQYTPEAGDAQAGDSSDPKKRKRNFSNRTKTGCHTCRSRKKKCDEGKPICENCKRGAFECGGYGPKPPGGAKISAARTNLHIQSKPQYEAPQPFYDARHHRPPSPRPPPHWDAVRPDPYSAPYRYAQPGPMDARPPSSRDSWAGRPPAWAGPEHPQYMHERLPPPVELAGIPPPPPPGHIHSYPHDPRGPPPGAWAQPPSLPHYRAPPGPPTVISSRESVTTSHSGHATSLPGFPSHGPPTDRTKMMTGQPYRHFIDDELIRDRQSCRRAVESYNQACAASSTASDAEKVRHFRSIRDPRARTFSETMVTTWQGPTGTCGSRTIVESPFTCEYGYNVNLGNDVVIQANCVMQDACTISIGDRTIVGPNVKFYCMTASVDSGLRKGSQGMFLAGAIKVEEDCFIGADVIIMPFRTIGKGAVVGAGSVVTKDVAPFTIVAGNPAKPVRKRIEPGPNVDNHDHDIQEQNEKMIQLMKENRVATTRDGILQSA; translated from the exons ATGAACCAGATTTCAGCACCGCCGTACGACAAAACTGGCCGCCGTGCCGATTCGCCAATGCGCGAAGAAGCTCGTCTCTCCACTGAGGTGCCACTGAACGGGCATATCTCACATGGTCTCCCGACGCCTGCAAACGATGTGCCATCTTCTGGCTTCACGGCAGTCAATGGCGATTCACACCTTTACCCTTCTTTCCGCCCCGACGAATCAGCTAGACCACCGGTAGCAATGACGAATGGAGATCATAGGCCTCAGGATCGTCCAGCACCGTATCCTGGACCTGGAGCATACCCGAACCACGGATGGCAACCCGATGAGCGACGACCTGATGAAGTTGACATCAACAGAGCACGACCAGAAAGCCCAGGACTCGGCAAGCGCAAGCGCGCAGACTCTCGCAGCAATGGCGCTCGCGAAGACGCAAGGGATGAATTTCAATACTCCCGTGGCTATCAGTCGCCGAAACGACGAATGATGGTACTCAATTCGGGCGGTATTGGCGCAACTGAGAAATTGGCGGAAGCGCGATCGTTTTCTGATGGAGGTGGGGATCTTCCAGAAGCCACCACCGGTACTTATGAGCG TGATCCAACACCCACAGCAAGGTGGGATAATGCATCACCTCCTCCACAGCCCAGGCCAGAGGTTGAAGCTGAACTAGCAAAGGCCGCCCAAGCATTTGCTGCCACAGACAAGGCTCCACTGCCTGCTCAGCACAGCGCAAGTCCTCCGGACGATGATCGCTACGACCGCTCACGATCACAGCAATACACTCCAGAGGCTGGAGACGCACAAGCTGGAGACAGCTCCGACCCGAAGAAACGAAAACGAAACTTCAGCAACCGCACGAAGACTGGCTGTCACACTTGCCGCTCGCGCAAGAAAAAGTGTGACGAGGGGAAACCCATCTGCGAGAATTGCAAGCGAGGCGCCTTCGAATGTGGCGGCTATGGGCCCAAGCCGCCTGGAGGTGCCAAAATAAGCGCTGCGAGGACGAATTTGCACATCCAATCCAAGCCGCAGTACGAAGCGCCTCAGCCTTTCTACGATGCCCGTCATCATCGCCCTCCTTCGCCTCGACCTCCGCCACATTGGGATGCTGTCCGGCCAGATCCTTACAGTGCGCCGTATCGGTATGCTCAACCAGGACCAATGGATGCGCGGCCGCCTAGCTCCCGTGACAGTTGGGCCGGTCGACCTCCAGCCTGGGCAGGTCCTGAACATCCACAGTACATGCACGAGCGTCTGCCGCCTCCCGTGGAGCTTGCGGGTATACCGCCGCCACCGCCTCCAGGGCATATACACAGTTATCCTCACGACCCACGAGGTCCGCCGCCTGGGGCATGGGCGCAACCGCCAAGTCTACCCCATTATCGAGCCCCTCCAGGTCCTCCTACCGTAATCAGTTCTCGCGAAAGCGTAACGACATCACACTCCGGCCATGCCACATCGCTACCAGGGTTCCCAAGCCACGGACCACCGACAGATAGGACGAAGATGATGACGGGTCAACCTTATAGACACTTTATCGACGACGAGTTGATAAGAGACCGACAATCATGCAGACGGGCAGTAGAGTCATACAACCAAGCCTGCGCCGCCAGCTCGACCGCTTCTGACGCCGAGAAGGTGCGGCACTTTCGATCGATCAGGGATCCCAGGGCGCGAACGTTCAGCGAGACAATGGTCACCACCTGGCAAGGGCCGACCGGGACATGTGGATCACGCACAATCGTCGAGAGTCCATTTACCTGCGAGTATGGGTATAATGTCAACCTTGGCAACGATGTGGTGATACAAGCAAACTGTGTGATGCAGGATGCGTGCACGATCTCGATCGGTGACAGGACCATCGTTGGACCCAATGTCAAGTTCTACTGCATGACTGCTAGCGTCGATTCAGGCTTGCGCAAAGGCAGCCAAGGGATGTTCCTGGCGGGCGCCATCAAAGTGGAAGAGGATTGCTTCATAGGTGCGGACGTAATCATTATGCCCTTCAGGACGATTGGAAAGGGAGCTGTCGTCGGTGCAGGCTCAGTCGTCACTAAA GACGTAGCACCCTTCACCATCGTGGCCGGAAATCCCGCCAAGCCGGTCCGCAAACGCATCGAGCCTGGGCCGAATGTTGACAACCACGACCATGATATACAAGAGCAAAATGAGAAGATGATACAGCTCATGAAAGAGAATAGAGTTGCAACTACCCGCGATGGTATACTGCAATCTGCGTAA